A single region of the Thermotoga profunda AZM34c06 genome encodes:
- a CDS encoding patatin-like phospholipase family protein, which produces MNVVLAAATSVALVLSGGGGRGAYQIGVWKALNELGIEIAAVYGTSVGAINGALIAIGDFEFAEKSWLDITFEDVMDIPESVKKIITGRFTDLTIPEAIDAAKQLISEGGIDITPLREKMKNLLPEEKIRTSKVHYGLVAYSLSELKPYMLYIEEIPQGMLADYILSSANFPLFKREEIGGRLFVDGGVYSNIPVKMAIERGYENIIVVDIGTIGVADILEYIRIFSNQGRIEYIRPREHFGTVLTFDSQVSKKYLTEGYLDTLAHFGKLFGESYYISDNEDLIQKLFINLRSVERDIAASLLGIRLPVNLSAQAQYEEYILPRLRLETLSPFAEPALVCRKLLEDVAKFLKVERLKVYTSYDLLKAIVSASSPSGFLDTIMYKTRYRKLIDFLIFLYKNSHIPHSQEVTP; this is translated from the coding sequence ATGAATGTGGTTCTTGCCGCTGCAACAAGTGTGGCGCTTGTTCTTTCTGGTGGAGGAGGAAGAGGAGCCTATCAGATAGGGGTTTGGAAGGCTCTAAATGAACTTGGAATCGAGATTGCAGCCGTTTACGGTACATCGGTTGGAGCCATCAACGGTGCTTTGATCGCAATTGGTGATTTTGAATTTGCCGAGAAAAGTTGGCTTGATATTACTTTTGAAGACGTGATGGATATACCCGAGAGCGTGAAGAAAATAATAACTGGTAGATTCACCGATCTGACGATCCCAGAAGCAATAGATGCAGCTAAACAACTGATAAGTGAGGGGGGAATAGATATAACACCTCTGAGAGAAAAAATGAAAAACCTACTCCCTGAAGAAAAGATACGTACCTCAAAGGTACACTATGGTCTTGTTGCTTATTCTCTTTCTGAATTGAAACCTTATATGCTTTACATAGAAGAAATCCCACAAGGAATGCTGGCTGATTATATTCTATCAAGTGCCAATTTTCCACTTTTTAAAAGAGAAGAAATTGGGGGTAGACTCTTTGTTGACGGTGGTGTGTACAGTAATATACCAGTCAAGATGGCCATAGAAAGAGGTTATGAGAATATCATAGTGGTAGATATAGGTACAATAGGTGTGGCCGATATACTTGAATACATAAGAATATTCAGTAATCAGGGTAGGATAGAATACATACGACCAAGAGAACATTTTGGAACAGTGCTCACCTTTGATTCTCAGGTTTCAAAAAAATACCTAACGGAAGGTTACTTAGACACTCTTGCCCATTTTGGAAAACTCTTTGGTGAGAGTTATTACATAAGTGACAATGAGGATCTTATACAAAAATTATTCATAAATCTAAGGTCGGTCGAAAGAGACATAGCAGCGTCATTACTTGGAATTCGTTTACCAGTTAACCTGTCAGCACAAGCTCAATACGAAGAATATATTCTACCAAGATTGAGATTGGAAACATTATCTCCCTTTGCGGAACCAGCGTTAGTCTGTAGAAAGTTACTCGAAGATGTGGCAAAATTTCTCAAAGTTGAAAGATTAAAGGTTTATACATCTTATGATTTACTAAAAGCTATAGTGAGCGCTTCATCCCCTTCAGGCTTTTTGGATACCATCATGTATAAGACCAGATACAGAAAACTAATTGATTTTCTAATCTTTTTGTACAAAAACAGTCATATACCCCATTCGCAGGAAGTTACTCCATGA
- a CDS encoding ADP-ribosylglycohydrolase family protein produces MKAWEYEAQMRVNAEPSLDEKGSWTESIDLGIFPRKLVELFWKSRVPGSKAPECLVAGAIQSVENMGRDVQKAESLFEDGLQLLHHGHIDQLKPITSLIFKNLREAPIDKDHPYHKYNRPLDWETISKDFPEDQTRQKVYFHDKILGGWLGQIAGASMGTRFEGYRGEVLEKSFGNDLGYYIGTPDTYNDDITYEIAFLQALKENDVLTSDKIALKWLELIPFGWSAEYIALENLKMGIFPPESGWFNNPFQEWIGAQMRCMVHGLVCPGQPRKAAYLAYLDSCISHSGNGVYGGIHSAVMTSLAFVQDNVRKLVEESIKYVPKNTEFEHILIDIIEKCKKNNSWRYVRSLIEENFKKYNWIHLYPNLCCVITSLWYGEGDFDETMRIVSALGYDVDCNAGEVGTILGVMKGARELPDRWISPLGDVLYTYVNGFEKVRITDLAQFTAEMVSKIDIIQ; encoded by the coding sequence TTGAAGGCATGGGAATATGAAGCGCAGATGAGAGTCAACGCAGAACCATCGTTGGATGAAAAAGGTTCGTGGACAGAATCGATTGATCTTGGTATTTTTCCCAGAAAGTTGGTTGAATTATTTTGGAAAAGTCGTGTTCCCGGGTCAAAGGCACCAGAATGTCTGGTAGCTGGAGCGATACAGTCAGTCGAAAACATGGGTAGAGATGTTCAAAAAGCAGAGTCGCTCTTTGAAGATGGTTTACAGCTTCTCCATCATGGCCATATAGATCAGTTAAAACCTATCACCAGTTTGATATTCAAAAATCTCAGAGAAGCACCCATTGATAAAGATCATCCTTATCACAAATACAATAGACCACTGGACTGGGAAACCATATCAAAGGATTTTCCAGAAGATCAAACAAGGCAAAAAGTCTATTTTCACGACAAAATACTCGGTGGATGGCTTGGACAGATCGCCGGTGCTTCAATGGGAACGAGATTCGAAGGTTATAGAGGAGAAGTACTCGAAAAATCTTTTGGGAACGATTTGGGTTATTACATTGGAACGCCAGATACGTACAACGATGACATAACTTATGAGATAGCATTTTTGCAAGCATTGAAAGAAAACGATGTGCTAACGTCAGACAAAATTGCATTGAAATGGCTTGAGTTAATTCCATTCGGTTGGAGTGCCGAATACATTGCACTGGAAAATCTAAAGATGGGGATCTTCCCACCAGAATCTGGTTGGTTTAACAATCCATTTCAAGAATGGATAGGCGCTCAGATGAGATGTATGGTTCATGGTTTAGTGTGTCCTGGACAACCAAGAAAGGCTGCTTATCTCGCTTATCTTGATTCCTGCATTTCACATTCGGGGAATGGAGTATACGGTGGGATACACAGCGCGGTCATGACTTCACTTGCTTTCGTTCAAGATAATGTGAGAAAACTCGTTGAAGAATCTATAAAATACGTCCCGAAAAACACTGAGTTTGAACACATCTTAATCGATATCATAGAAAAATGTAAGAAGAATAATTCATGGCGATATGTCAGGTCGTTGATAGAAGAGAATTTCAAGAAGTACAACTGGATACATTTGTATCCCAATCTTTGTTGTGTTATAACCTCTCTATGGTATGGCGAAGGTGATTTCGATGAAACCATGCGTATAGTTTCCGCCTTGGGATATGACGTCGATTGTAATGCTGGTGAGGTAGGAACGATCCTTGGTGTGATGAAAGGAGCGCGTGAACTACCGGATAGATGGATATCGCCACTCGGTGATGTCCTGTATACTTATGTTAATGGCTTTGAGAAAGTTAGGATCACAGACCTTGCACAATTCACAGCAGAAATGGTGTCAAAGATAGATATTATTCAGTGA
- a CDS encoding thioesterase family protein gives MTNLEQLRGKSKTVDIVVDESCHWDEDREMSLLSLASTSGLSALLFHIAYDLIQPFLSQDEISVVVEANIRHITPIHVSERLAVGVKVIDVVDNKIKLRGVIMKGETKILEAEFIRAVISRNYLRRTSIEKTS, from the coding sequence ATGACGAACTTGGAGCAGCTACGCGGAAAGAGCAAAACAGTTGATATAGTAGTCGACGAGTCATGCCATTGGGATGAAGATCGAGAAATGAGTTTGCTTTCTCTTGCCAGTACTTCTGGTTTGAGCGCTTTGTTGTTCCACATCGCATACGATTTGATACAACCATTTTTATCCCAAGACGAGATTTCGGTTGTTGTAGAAGCAAATATTCGTCACATCACGCCAATACATGTTTCAGAAAGGCTCGCAGTTGGTGTCAAGGTGATTGATGTTGTAGATAACAAGATCAAGCTGCGTGGGGTTATCATGAAGGGCGAGACGAAGATATTGGAAGCAGAATTTATCAGAGCAGTAATCTCCAGGAACTATCTCAGGAGGACTTCTATTGAGAAGACCTCGTGA
- a CDS encoding B12-binding domain-containing radical SAM protein has protein sequence MRRPRDAKSFSEFNAVREFKLSEKVVEHINLEGDLRVALIFPNTYQVAASSLGFNLVWKWFNKIPQVRCERFFLHKSFSKFYSLDTQTPLDEFPIWAFVMHFENDFLNVLWLLKKKAVPIFNTERRSFDPLIVFGGALTYTDLPIFRVVADVILHGDFEAMMKDLQEILAYKDRERLIERISKLNFATVPVYGIMPKNIAISDNINILVPSSPLICSEGEFANRLLIEIERGCPWSCNFCMMSALKKPVRFLDPKIFKETLKGSNFVGLIASNVTDYPWIDEMIPLFEEMKLKVSFSSLRLDRLNDRFLRFLKLNQQSFTIAPESFNDKIRRILGKNFTDQQILDVLLRAKKVGFDEVKMYMIYGLDEENEQELNQIADFVDDVKKMGYRQIKLSFNPLVPKRGTKMASRKMQDLKILKSKMRILRKLVGQNAKIVFEDLMSSYLQYQINGADECNSPELVEKFNLALTNDENFLKNHGVTSCEWGI, from the coding sequence TTGAGAAGACCTCGTGATGCAAAATCCTTCAGTGAATTCAATGCTGTTAGGGAATTCAAACTGAGCGAAAAAGTTGTAGAGCACATAAATCTTGAGGGCGACCTAAGGGTTGCCCTTATTTTTCCAAATACATACCAAGTTGCAGCTTCGAGCCTTGGCTTTAATCTGGTATGGAAGTGGTTCAACAAAATCCCACAGGTGAGGTGTGAAAGGTTTTTTCTCCACAAGAGCTTCAGCAAGTTTTATTCATTGGACACACAAACACCACTCGATGAATTTCCCATCTGGGCTTTTGTGATGCACTTTGAAAATGACTTTCTCAATGTACTCTGGCTTTTGAAAAAGAAAGCTGTACCCATCTTCAATACTGAGAGGAGAAGCTTTGACCCTCTGATTGTTTTTGGAGGAGCCTTGACATACACCGATCTTCCTATCTTCAGGGTTGTGGCAGATGTTATTTTGCATGGTGATTTTGAAGCCATGATGAAAGATTTGCAGGAAATCCTCGCATACAAAGATCGAGAAAGATTAATTGAAAGAATCTCGAAGCTCAATTTTGCCACTGTACCAGTTTATGGAATAATGCCAAAGAATATCGCAATATCTGATAATATAAACATTTTAGTTCCATCAAGCCCATTGATTTGTTCAGAAGGAGAATTTGCAAATCGTCTGCTCATAGAGATAGAACGTGGATGTCCTTGGAGTTGCAATTTTTGTATGATGAGTGCGTTGAAAAAGCCAGTGAGATTTCTTGATCCTAAAATTTTCAAGGAAACACTTAAAGGTTCTAATTTTGTTGGATTGATTGCTTCCAATGTAACAGATTATCCGTGGATAGATGAAATGATACCTTTGTTCGAGGAAATGAAGTTGAAAGTTTCCTTTTCCTCACTCAGATTGGATAGATTGAACGATAGGTTCTTGAGATTCCTGAAATTGAATCAGCAGAGTTTTACGATAGCACCTGAATCATTCAATGACAAGATTCGAAGGATACTTGGTAAAAACTTCACAGACCAGCAAATATTAGACGTTCTTTTGCGAGCAAAAAAAGTGGGGTTTGATGAAGTCAAGATGTACATGATCTACGGATTAGATGAAGAGAATGAGCAAGAACTAAATCAAATTGCAGATTTTGTTGATGACGTTAAGAAAATGGGGTACAGACAGATTAAGTTGTCGTTCAATCCATTGGTTCCAAAGCGAGGCACAAAAATGGCATCACGCAAGATGCAAGATCTCAAAATTCTCAAAAGCAAGATGAGAATTCTAAGAAAACTCGTTGGTCAGAATGCCAAAATTGTTTTTGAAGATCTAATGTCATCCTACTTGCAATACCAGATAAACGGTGCAGATGAATGTAATTCCCCCGAGTTAGTAGAAAAATTCAATCTTGCATTGACCAACGATGAAAATTTTTTAAAAAATCATGGAGTAACTTCCTGCGAATGGGGTATATGA
- the ftsH gene encoding ATP-dependent zinc metalloprotease FtsH, with protein MNGNRPNYISLIFAALVILSLFWLVRSFYFESSTPSKMSFSDFIQMSYEEPTKIAEVVIRDDGMLRVTTKRGEYYEIYAPWFSQDSATIKVLSEKGVRVTGEKGVSSSFWINVVGNVIFIGFLLFMFFFMMRTISGRNNQAFTFTKSRAQMSRPGQGRVTFNDVAGVDEAIEELKETVLFLKDPNRFAKIGARMPKGILLVGPPGTGKTLLARAVAGEANVPFFHISGSDFVELFVGVGAARVRDLFSQAKMNSPCIVFIDEIDAVGRHRGAGLGGGHDEREQTLNQLLVEMDGFDIRQGIVVMAATNRPDILDPALLRPGRFDKKVVLDTPDVKGREAILKIHIRNKPLAEDVDVKVLAQRTTGFVGADLENLVNEAALLAARDGREKIAMADFEEAIDRVIAGPARKSRVISQREKRIVAYHEVGHAIVSSLLPNADPVHRISIIPRGYRALGYTLQLPAEDRYLVTKQELLDQITSLLGGRAAEELIFQEVTTGAASDIERATELARRMVCQFGMSDRLGPLAWGKSEQEIFLGKELTRMRNYSEEVASEIDDEVRKMVSECYDKAKEMLTKYRKQLDELVELLLEREVLEGEELRRILKSELGEEMMNHDELGAATRKEQNS; from the coding sequence TTGAACGGAAATCGTCCAAATTATATATCGTTGATATTCGCAGCATTGGTTATACTCTCGCTTTTCTGGCTTGTAAGATCTTTTTATTTTGAGAGCTCAACACCTTCGAAAATGAGTTTCAGTGATTTCATACAAATGTCATATGAAGAACCCACAAAGATCGCTGAAGTGGTTATAAGGGATGACGGTATGCTTAGAGTAACGACTAAACGTGGTGAGTATTACGAAATATACGCACCTTGGTTCAGCCAAGATTCCGCGACCATAAAAGTTCTCAGTGAAAAAGGCGTACGGGTGACTGGTGAAAAAGGTGTAAGTAGCTCTTTCTGGATCAATGTCGTTGGAAATGTGATTTTTATCGGTTTTCTGCTGTTTATGTTCTTTTTCATGATGAGGACAATCTCTGGCAGGAATAATCAAGCTTTCACTTTTACAAAGAGTAGAGCCCAGATGAGTAGACCCGGTCAAGGTCGTGTCACTTTTAACGATGTTGCTGGCGTAGATGAAGCGATAGAAGAGTTAAAAGAAACCGTTCTATTTTTAAAGGATCCCAACCGATTTGCAAAGATTGGAGCGAGGATGCCTAAGGGTATACTTTTAGTTGGGCCACCTGGTACGGGTAAGACCTTGCTTGCCAGAGCCGTTGCAGGAGAAGCCAACGTCCCATTTTTCCACATAAGCGGCTCTGACTTCGTAGAACTCTTTGTTGGAGTAGGTGCGGCTCGTGTTCGTGACTTATTTAGTCAAGCTAAGATGAATTCACCCTGCATAGTATTCATAGACGAAATAGATGCCGTTGGAAGACACAGAGGCGCAGGTCTCGGTGGGGGCCATGATGAAAGAGAGCAAACCCTGAACCAGTTGCTCGTAGAAATGGATGGATTTGATATTAGACAGGGAATAGTTGTAATGGCTGCCACAAATAGACCAGACATCCTTGACCCTGCTCTGCTGAGACCTGGGAGATTTGATAAAAAAGTGGTTTTGGACACGCCGGATGTGAAAGGAAGAGAGGCGATTCTCAAGATTCACATAAGAAACAAGCCTTTGGCAGAAGATGTAGATGTGAAAGTTTTAGCACAGAGGACAACGGGATTTGTTGGCGCAGATCTTGAAAATCTTGTAAATGAAGCCGCACTATTAGCCGCAAGAGATGGCAGGGAAAAGATAGCAATGGCTGATTTCGAAGAAGCCATAGATCGAGTCATAGCTGGTCCAGCGAGAAAATCACGTGTGATAAGTCAAAGAGAGAAAAGAATAGTTGCATATCATGAAGTTGGACATGCTATTGTGTCAAGCCTATTACCAAATGCCGATCCTGTTCATAGAATATCCATCATTCCGAGAGGCTACAGGGCGCTTGGTTATACACTTCAATTGCCTGCAGAAGATCGTTATCTTGTCACCAAACAAGAACTTCTGGATCAGATAACCAGTCTCCTTGGAGGAAGGGCCGCTGAAGAACTCATTTTTCAAGAAGTCACAACTGGCGCAGCTTCAGACATTGAAAGGGCAACAGAACTTGCAAGAAGGATGGTTTGTCAGTTTGGTATGAGCGACAGACTTGGACCATTGGCATGGGGCAAATCCGAGCAAGAGATATTTCTTGGCAAAGAACTCACGAGAATGAGAAACTACAGTGAAGAAGTGGCAAGCGAGATTGATGACGAAGTGAGAAAGATGGTCAGCGAGTGCTATGACAAGGCAAAGGAGATGTTAACTAAGTATCGTAAACAACTCGATGAATTGGTTGAACTCCTTCTTGAGCGTGAAGTTCTTGAAGGTGAGGAATTGAGGAGAATCTTGAAGAGCGAACTTGGGGAGGAAATGATGAACCATGACGAACTTGGAGCAGCTACGCGGAAAGAGCAAAACAGTTGA
- a CDS encoding ABC transporter permease translates to MTELVLHMFRATLSSATPIMLAALGGMFTYYANIFNIAMEGMMLTGAFFAVYGSYFFGSWVIGIVFALLSGLFMAGLFAFFAIYLRCDEFITGIGINMLALGWTTYALRSTFKVKGALISPKIVPLPKWNIPFLDRLGSVGNIFSGHPFLLYLAFISVFILEILIFNSKFGLHLRATGEDPETSRSAGINPIKVKLVATVLCGLLSALSGVYLSLGYVTLFSENMSNGRGWISLAIIILVKGRPLAILGLSLIFGLFESVGLILQHYKLAPQFAAMVPYIATLFVLYFYGKEKRKQG, encoded by the coding sequence ATGACTGAATTGGTTTTACACATGTTTAGAGCCACATTGAGTAGCGCAACTCCCATTATGCTTGCTGCTCTGGGCGGTATGTTTACATATTACGCTAATATCTTCAACATCGCCATGGAAGGTATGATGCTCACAGGTGCTTTTTTTGCGGTTTATGGCAGTTATTTCTTTGGTAGTTGGGTTATAGGGATAGTCTTCGCGTTACTCAGTGGTCTATTCATGGCTGGACTGTTTGCGTTCTTTGCGATATATCTGCGTTGTGATGAGTTCATAACGGGCATAGGAATAAATATGCTTGCATTGGGGTGGACAACTTACGCACTGAGAAGTACCTTTAAAGTTAAAGGAGCACTTATATCACCCAAGATCGTACCTCTACCAAAATGGAATATACCGTTTTTGGATCGCTTAGGTTCTGTTGGAAACATTTTTTCTGGACATCCATTTCTACTTTATTTGGCTTTCATATCAGTATTCATTCTGGAAATATTGATCTTCAACAGCAAATTTGGTTTACACCTGAGAGCAACAGGTGAAGATCCAGAGACTTCAAGATCGGCTGGTATCAACCCAATTAAGGTCAAATTGGTTGCAACTGTATTGTGTGGATTGTTATCTGCTTTGTCTGGTGTATATCTTTCTTTGGGTTATGTCACACTATTTAGTGAGAACATGTCAAATGGTCGTGGTTGGATTTCTTTAGCCATAATCATACTCGTAAAGGGAAGACCATTAGCGATACTCGGATTGTCACTGATTTTTGGATTGTTTGAAAGTGTCGGACTGATATTGCAACATTATAAACTGGCACCACAATTTGCCGCGATGGTTCCTTACATAGCTACTCTGTTTGTCCTTTATTTCTATGGAAAAGAAAAAAGGAAGCAGGGGTGA
- a CDS encoding ABC transporter permease: MKIFQRIAVSIISIISAFIICAVLIKIQNNSPIDTYKALYTYGLGSWFSFSSTLNTATPLIFTGISAAVAFASGVVNLGQHGQLLMGAIITAILGVYLNLPSSIGISVLVIIGGLVGALWAGIAAILKRFYKMDEFISTLMLNFIAEYFTVYLATYPFLDKKAYVPATRLIKRIYFMPDVNGLNFAFFVAVFTILISYWYIKKTWHGYEFRMMGYNFNFAKVGGCSVESNTTLVLLFTGFLSGLAGSLLILGGTQHRFMKGIGANFGWDGVMIAIIANNSVIETFFYSLFFGVLKNGAIGMEFETSVPSEFILFMEAVIVLAVVGTRSAVEHYTQWMRSMAKLRKVVSKND; this comes from the coding sequence TTGAAGATATTTCAAAGAATTGCAGTGTCAATTATTTCTATAATATCTGCTTTTATAATCTGTGCTGTCTTAATCAAGATACAAAACAATTCACCTATAGACACATATAAAGCGTTATATACGTATGGTTTAGGATCGTGGTTCTCCTTTTCTTCCACTCTGAACACGGCAACACCACTGATCTTTACTGGTATCTCGGCTGCCGTTGCTTTTGCTTCTGGTGTGGTCAACCTTGGACAACACGGTCAACTTCTAATGGGAGCCATAATAACTGCTATACTCGGAGTTTACCTGAATCTACCAAGCTCAATTGGAATATCGGTTTTGGTAATTATTGGAGGTCTTGTAGGTGCATTATGGGCTGGTATTGCGGCTATACTCAAGAGATTTTACAAAATGGATGAGTTCATATCGACGTTGATGTTGAATTTCATTGCAGAGTATTTTACCGTTTATCTTGCAACCTATCCTTTTTTGGATAAAAAAGCTTATGTTCCGGCGACAAGACTCATAAAGCGTATTTATTTTATGCCGGACGTTAATGGTTTGAATTTTGCTTTCTTTGTTGCCGTATTCACCATCTTGATCTCATACTGGTATATCAAAAAGACATGGCATGGTTATGAATTCAGGATGATGGGATACAATTTTAATTTTGCAAAAGTGGGTGGTTGCTCTGTTGAATCAAATACAACACTTGTCTTGCTTTTCACAGGATTTCTCTCTGGCCTTGCTGGATCCCTGCTAATTCTTGGTGGTACACAACATCGATTTATGAAAGGCATAGGAGCAAATTTCGGCTGGGATGGTGTGATGATAGCAATCATTGCGAACAACAGTGTGATTGAGACATTTTTTTACAGTCTTTTCTTTGGTGTTTTGAAAAATGGTGCTATTGGAATGGAATTTGAAACATCAGTTCCATCGGAATTCATTTTGTTTATGGAAGCGGTAATTGTTTTGGCAGTTGTTGGTACGAGAAGTGCCGTTGAGCATTATACACAGTGGATGAGATCTATGGCAAAACTGAGGAAGGTTGTGTCTAAAAATGACTGA
- the tilS gene encoding tRNA lysidine(34) synthetase TilS gives MPLDQFELKVLKFIENHQLITPNSRVLVALSGGIDSVSLLHVLIKLRKFLKIELCAAHLNHMIRESALRDEEFVKDLCNKLSVKLYIDRVDVPAFCAKKKIGIEEGARILRYEFFERVLRESGSDLLALGHNLNDLAETILYRLARGTSFTGLVCMYPKDGYKIRPFLYFKRQQIESYAKQNFISHVEDETNLDTSYTRNYIRHRILPLLKNLNDDVENTLRQIHFSAILLKDHISGILERYADRIHNFQNRIILDLDGMDKFEIVEMIKFCLEKFHVQINYRQIDRIVSSLDKSSWAVDLTKEIRVSKGFEFISIETKRPFVEELQISFEGTYNFNGWIFELSREIKSDDYIFVDPHYTIIRTRKKGDRVFNEKLKDIFIDSRVPQFLRDEIPIVCIQNQIIWVPGVYLNNSFREKKNNLLVLNLLNDPYSCILKERSERRKKV, from the coding sequence GTGCCTCTTGACCAATTTGAACTTAAAGTTCTCAAGTTTATTGAAAATCACCAACTGATTACACCCAATTCGAGAGTTTTAGTAGCCCTTTCTGGTGGTATAGATTCTGTAAGCCTCTTACATGTGCTGATAAAACTTCGCAAGTTTCTAAAGATCGAGTTATGTGCGGCTCATTTAAATCATATGATTCGCGAGAGTGCCTTAAGAGACGAAGAGTTTGTAAAGGATCTTTGCAACAAATTGAGTGTGAAACTTTACATAGATAGGGTAGATGTGCCAGCTTTTTGTGCCAAAAAAAAGATCGGCATAGAAGAAGGAGCCAGAATTCTACGCTACGAGTTCTTTGAAAGGGTTTTGCGAGAATCCGGCTCTGATCTTCTGGCTCTTGGTCACAACTTGAACGATCTTGCTGAGACTATCTTATATAGATTGGCAAGAGGTACGAGTTTCACAGGTCTTGTGTGCATGTATCCAAAAGATGGGTATAAAATCAGGCCGTTTTTGTATTTCAAAAGACAGCAAATTGAGTCGTATGCAAAACAAAATTTTATCTCACACGTTGAAGATGAGACAAATCTCGATACATCATACACGAGAAATTATATACGCCACAGAATACTACCACTGCTGAAGAACTTGAATGATGACGTAGAAAATACACTTAGACAAATCCATTTTTCCGCCATTTTGCTTAAAGATCACATTTCTGGTATCTTGGAAAGATACGCAGATAGAATACATAACTTTCAAAATAGGATTATTCTCGACTTAGATGGGATGGACAAATTTGAAATAGTGGAGATGATCAAATTTTGTCTTGAAAAATTTCATGTACAGATTAATTACAGGCAAATAGATCGGATAGTATCGAGTTTAGATAAGAGTTCATGGGCCGTTGATTTAACCAAAGAGATCAGAGTGAGCAAAGGTTTTGAATTCATCAGTATTGAGACAAAACGCCCCTTTGTTGAGGAGCTACAAATTTCATTCGAGGGAACGTACAATTTCAATGGATGGATCTTTGAACTTTCAAGAGAGATCAAATCAGATGATTATATCTTTGTCGATCCACATTATACGATCATAAGAACGCGCAAGAAAGGAGACAGGGTATTCAACGAGAAACTGAAAGACATTTTTATAGATTCAAGAGTACCACAATTTTTGAGGGATGAAATACCTATAGTTTGTATCCAAAACCAGATAATTTGGGTTCCTGGTGTTTATCTAAACAATAGTTTTAGAGAAAAGAAAAATAATCTTCTTGTTTTGAATTTGCTGAATGATCCATACAGTTGTATACTTAAAGAGAGAAGTGAAAGGAGGAAAAAAGTTTGA